The window GATCGTGGTTTCCAGCTCGAGGCTCAGCGCCGCGGCCCGCGCTATCACCTCCTGGGGATCGGAAATCTCGGCCGGGGTGATCTTGTCCACCACTTCGGCGGCCGTGTAGCCGAGCATGCGCTCGGCGCCGACATTGAATATTTGAATGACGCCCTGCGCGTCGGTGGCGATACTCGAGAAGTTGGCGCTGTTGAAAATCGCGTTCTGCAAGGCCCCCGCTTTCAGCAGGGCCTCTTCCGCCTGCTTACGCGCGGTATTATCGGTACCGATCAGCAGATAGCCGATGATGGTGTTTTGAACGTCCCGTAGCGCCGTGACCGAGACGATTGCCGGAAAGCGGCTCCCGTCCTTGCGGATGTAGGTCAGTTCGTAGATGTCCTCGATCCCCCGGGAAGCCTTGAAGACCAAGGCCTCGAAACCCGGCGTGATCTGGGTTTCCAGCTCGAGGCTCAACGCCGCGGCCCGCGCTATCACCTCCTGGGGATCGGAAATCTCGGCCGGGGTGATCTTGTCCACCACTTCGGCAGCCGTGTAGCCGAGCATGCGCTCGGCGCCGACATTGAATATTTGAATGACGCCCTGCGCGTCGGTGGCGATACTCGAGAAGTTGGCGCTGTTAAAAATCGCCTTCTGCAAGGCCCCCGCTTTAAGCAGGGCCTCTTCCGCCTGCTTGCGCGCGGTATTATCGGTGCCGATCAGCAGATAGCCGATGATGGTGTCTTGAACGTCCCGCAGGGCCGTGACCGAGACGATTGCCGGAAAGCGGCTCCCGTCCTTGCGGATGTAGGTCAGTTCGTAGATATCCTCGATCCCCCGGGAAGCCTTGAAGACCAAGGCCTCGAAACCTGGCGTGATCTGGGTTTCCAGCTCGAGGCTCAACGCCGCGGCCCGCGCTATCACCTCCTGGGGATCGGAAATCTCGGCCGGGGTGATCTTGTTCACCACTTCGGCGGCCGTGTAGCCGAGCATGCGCTCGGCGCCGACATTGAATATTTGAATGACGCCCTGTGCGTCGGTGGCGATACTCGAGAAGTTGGCGCTGTTGAAAATCGCCTTCTGCAAGGCCCCCGCTTTAAGCAGGGCCTCTTCCGCCTGCTTACGCTCAGACTGCGGGACCAGCCAATTTTGGTCAGAGTAGTTTGCCATTTCTCATCTTTCCTGGGAGGTCGCAGCCTGTCTTCGAGCCGTTCAAGCTAACATATTGAAAGTCAGGGCCCAGGGGCCCGAAGGCCCCTGGGCTATCGCTACTTCATGGTCATTCCGATTGCGGTTTTCCCTTTTGCTGCTCTTGGCGCTGTTGGGCCGGGGGCGCTGGTTTTCCCTTAACCGGAGGCTTAGCCTTGACTGCAGGTTCGGCCGGAACTGCAGGCTTAGCCGGAACTGCAGGCTTACCCTTGACCGCGGGCTCGGACGGTACGGCGGGCTTAGCCTTCACGGCTGGCTCGGCCGGCACCGCACGTTGGCCTGGTACTCTAGGTTTAGCCTTGACGGCAGGTTCGGCCGGCACCGCAGGTTTGGCTTTAACCGCGGGCTCGGCCGGTACGGCAGGCTTAGCCTTAACGGCTGGCTCGGCCGGTACCGCAGGCTTAGCCGGGATCGCAGGTTTTCCCTTAACCGCAGGCTCGGCTGGTACGGGAGGTTTACCTTTGACGGCAGGTTCGGCCGGCACCGCAGGTTTAGCCGGTACTACTGGTTTGGCCTTGACCGCAGGCTCGGCCGGCACGGCAGGCTTAGCCTTCACGGCAGGCTCTGCCGGTACCGCAGGCTGAGCCGCTACCGGCTTGATGGGCAGCGGTTTGATCGGGACAATCTGCTGCTTCGGCGGTAGTTTCTGCACCTGCTGCTGCATTTGCGGAGTTAGAGGCATGAGCGCCTTGGCAGGCAAGCCTGCCCCCGGGACGCCCTGGCCAGGTTTCACCGGATGCGGTTGCACCCTGGGAATTTGGGCCGTTAGTTGCGGCACTCCTTGGAGAGCCGGCAGATTTGCCTGGGCCAATCTGATATTGCCCGTCGGTTTGGATGGCGGCAAGGGCTCACCCTTAAGCAAGGCAGGCGGCACAATCTGCCTGATGTAGGCGTTGCGGGCCACCAACTGCTGAGGCGGGACCACATTGTTGATCCTGGTGATGTTGGTTGTGTTGTTGGTGATGTTGTTGTTGATGATGGTTTGGTTAATGTTGGTGACTCGGGAGATATATTGCACCGGCGGACCCCAGCTATAGGCGCCGTAGCTGGGGGCGCGGCCCCTGGAAACGGCCGGAGCGTAATACGCGGGGGTGTAATAAGTGGACACAATCACCGTTTGCCGATAGAACACCGGCACATAGGACGGGGGCGCCAGCACCGGCTGGGAAATATAGGAATAGGCCGGAGTGTATGGCTGGCCAAAACCCAGCAGGAAGCTGGCCGCTTGGGCAAAAATCCATAATGGGGGGGTGAGCACGTCTGCTGCGGGCGCTCCGTAGGTCGACGGTGCATAGGCCGGGGGCGGGACATAGCCTTGAGGGGGAATCGGGGCCCAGCCCACATACGAGGCATTCACCGGCACGTTTTTGTGACTGGTGCGCCATTGCACCGTGGATGGATACCAGGTGCGTCCCGGAACCCAGACCCAGCCGTACCCGGCGGTGGGCATCCAGTTACCGTAATGGTAGGTAGCCCAACCCCAGGGTTCCTGGGACTCGAATATGTAGCCCTGTTTGGTGGGGACCCAGCGGCCGTCGGTATAAGGCCGCCAATCATCCCCGACTCGGCTGGGTTGCCACACCGGCCCATAATTCTCATATTCAAACCATTGCCCGTGCTGCTCGAGTTCATTATAAAACATCGCCACATCTTCCGGGGCTGCCTGGGCCAACTGGGTAAAACCAGTTCCCAGGACCAGAGCCAACCCCACGCATAAGGCTGCTACCAACCCTAAATACCGTTGCTCTCTCTTCATCCTGTCTGCTCCTTCAAGTAAGATCGCCGCCCGCGGCTAAGGTTGGCAATCAGAGGGCACAGGGGCCCGAAGGCCCCTGTGGTTATTGCTATTTCATGGGAGGCGGGGTTGACGGTTCCGGAGCCATAGGAGTTTTAGCAATCTTCTCCTGGAGCTTTTTGTAGTTCTCGTCAACAATGGGAGCGATAGTGCTGGTGGCGCCCAACTTCCGTAGCGGTTTCACCGCATTGCACAGGCCACCGACAAAGCAAGTCTGCTCCACCTGTTCCAGGTACTCTGTCGCATGGGCTTTGGCGTCGGTTAGATACGCCAGGGCATCCTTCAACTTGCCATTCTTCTCTTGCAGCACCGCCAGATTGTTCAGGGCAAAGGGATTATAGCGATCGCGGCTGAGGGCATCTTTGAACTGATATTCCGCGGCCTCATATTTGCCGTCCCGCAAGAGATCGTATCCTTTGGCTATGGGGGTGATTACGTCTTCCGCCATTAAGGCCCGGGGGCCGCTGCGGTGTTTGGGTTCACCCACGGTCGGCTGGGGGGCCGGGCCGGTCGTTTGTTGCGCCAGGGCCACGGACCCGAAAAGGAGCCCGATTGCTAACAAACAGGCGACCACGGTCATCAAGTTACGGGTATTACGCATATAAGCTCTCTCCTCAATTTTAGATAATGACATCGATCCTAGAGGCGCCATGGGCCGCCTTAACGCCAGGTTGAACCATGACGAAAGCAACAATCATTAATAAATTCTGCGTACGGTTCCGAGACCAATTAACGCTCGACGAAAGGCGCAAGCTCAACGTTTAAAATCCTTTTCGGTTAATTACGAAGTCGGTTTCAAAAGAGACTTAGGCGCCCACTTGGGCAATAAGACGGCGTCAATCACATGGATTACGCCGTTAGTGGCCATGACGTCAGCTTTGATGATGTGGGCGGTACCCACCATATATTTGTCGCCCACTTTGGTGAGCACGAGGAGGTCGCCCCGATCCGTAGGACACAAGGTCTTGCATTCCTTAAGCCCCGGAAGATCTTTGGCCATATACTTGCCAGGGGTGATGTGGTAGAAAACCAAGTCCCGGACACGGGCGCCATCGGCCATCACGCCATCCAGGAAGTCTTTGGGCAGCTTGGCGAAGGCCTCGTCCGTGGGCGCAAACAGGGTGAAATTGCCCGGCATCGCCTTCAATTCCTGAGCATTGGCTTTATCCACGGCACTTAAGAAAGTCGTAAAATTGCCGGCAGCCTTTAAAGTATCGTACATATTTACGGGGGCTTGGCTCAGAGCCGTCCCTACCGAAAGCAGCACCACCAGTAACGTCATTAGGGCAATTTTTATTCTCATTGCATCTTTCTCCTTAGTTTTTTTATGATCAAGCGTTGTCTAGCGTTACCTGGTCTCGGAAAACGCAAGCCTGTTTCCTCAAAAAAGTGCCATAAAGCTTATCCTCGCCAGCCACCTTAATTCCCGGCCGGTGCACCTCCTTTTCGATTCCCTCACTCCCCTTATAGTCGCCCAAGGAGGAACAGGATGAGAATCACTATCAGGATCGTCCCGACGACACCAGTCGGAGCATAGCCCCATTCCCTGCTATGAGGCCAGGTAGGAAGGGCGCCGACGAGAAAGAGGATGAGTACGACAATTAAAATAGTGCCTAACATGGTATTCCTCCTTTGTGGTTAGCCTAAATTAGGCGGCAGCCTTAGCACTGCTTTGACCGTAGCCACTTTCCCGGTCCCGGCTATTGCCCGGGCTTCGGGGCTTCTTTCCCGGGTTTGAGGAATTCTTTGGCGATAACTTTGCCGTTCATAAATTGGATGTTAATGGTGATGCCTTCCCCCTTCCACATGGCGGTGGCACCGGAAATCAGCGCCACATCGATACTGGAGGAATCGGCGGGTTCTCCCAGAATGGCCTTGACTTCCGCCAGAGTCATGCCGGTTTTGATTTTATCGAAGTTTTCCTGGTTAATCTTGGCGCC of the Desulfobaccales bacterium genome contains:
- a CDS encoding DUF6600 domain-containing protein, producing the protein MKREQRYLGLVAALCVGLALVLGTGFTQLAQAAPEDVAMFYNELEQHGQWFEYENYGPVWQPSRVGDDWRPYTDGRWVPTKQGYIFESQEPWGWATYHYGNWMPTAGYGWVWVPGRTWYPSTVQWRTSHKNVPVNASYVGWAPIPPQGYVPPPAYAPSTYGAPAADVLTPPLWIFAQAASFLLGFGQPYTPAYSYISQPVLAPPSYVPVFYRQTVIVSTYYTPAYYAPAVSRGRAPSYGAYSWGPPVQYISRVTNINQTIINNNITNNTTNITRINNVVPPQQLVARNAYIRQIVPPALLKGEPLPPSKPTGNIRLAQANLPALQGVPQLTAQIPRVQPHPVKPGQGVPGAGLPAKALMPLTPQMQQQVQKLPPKQQIVPIKPLPIKPVAAQPAVPAEPAVKAKPAVPAEPAVKAKPVVPAKPAVPAEPAVKGKPPVPAEPAVKGKPAIPAKPAVPAEPAVKAKPAVPAEPAVKAKPAVPAEPAVKAKPRVPGQRAVPAEPAVKAKPAVPSEPAVKGKPAVPAKPAVPAEPAVKAKPPVKGKPAPPAQQRQEQQKGKPQSE
- a CDS encoding DUF3862 domain-containing protein; the encoded protein is MERHRLRFKTAAVAMVFLLCLMACSGAKINQENFDKIKTGMTLAEVKAILGEPADSSSIDVALISGATAMWKGEGITINIQFMNGKVIAKEFLKPGKEAPKPGQ
- a CDS encoding tetratricopeptide repeat protein yields the protein MRNTRNLMTVVACLLAIGLLFGSVALAQQTTGPAPQPTVGEPKHRSGPRALMAEDVITPIAKGYDLLRDGKYEAAEYQFKDALSRDRYNPFALNNLAVLQEKNGKLKDALAYLTDAKAHATEYLEQVEQTCFVGGLCNAVKPLRKLGATSTIAPIVDENYKKLQEKIAKTPMAPEPSTPPPMK
- a CDS encoding PAS domain S-box protein, whose product is MANYSDQNWLVPQSERKQAEEALLKAGALQKAIFNSANFSSIATDAQGVIQIFNVGAERMLGYTAAEVVNKITPAEISDPQEVIARAAALSLELETQITPGFEALVFKASRGIEDIYELTYIRKDGSRFPAIVSVTALRDVQDTIIGYLLIGTDNTARKQAEEALLKAGALQKAIFNSANFSSIATDAQGVIQIFNVGAERMLGYTAAEVVDKITPAEISDPQEVIARAAALSLELETQITPGFEALVFKASRGIEDIYELTYIRKDGSRFPAIVSVTALRDVQNTIIGYLLIGTDNTARKQAEEALLKAGALQNAIFNSANFSSIATDAQGVIQIFNVGAERMLGYTAAEVVDKITPAEISDPQEVIARAAALSLELETTI
- a CDS encoding fasciclin domain-containing protein; amino-acid sequence: MRIKIALMTLLVVLLSVGTALSQAPVNMYDTLKAAGNFTTFLSAVDKANAQELKAMPGNFTLFAPTDEAFAKLPKDFLDGVMADGARVRDLVFYHITPGKYMAKDLPGLKECKTLCPTDRGDLLVLTKVGDKYMVGTAHIIKADVMATNGVIHVIDAVLLPKWAPKSLLKPTS